The Chitinophaga sp. H8 genome contains a region encoding:
- a CDS encoding FecR family protein → MMDRRRYIELLKKYLDGTIDRKEHIELFELTAAENVEAPLAQMIEHDFIANQAGGPDLPPDVSAEILERIVASEASTNRLLINPESRYRLLKAITVAAVSITLIMASIFFFTDQFSVKKSTAFEASIPGGNLKKVNHTAAPLEVVLEDGSTVILSPEATLSFPEHFDGDKREVYLTGEAFFDIAKKQDQPFQVYYNNVVTKVLGTSFSIKTNQRTKEVEVSVRTGKVQVSENKYRSSGNIADAGLKSIILVPNQKATYNETRRVFETALADAIYPILDAEDMAQYMKHGKQLDAFLFQQPTSLKEIFARLEAVYGIGIIADNDNIYNCVFTGDVSKQEMLEKLHIICLTIGATYEVNGTKILVKGKGCK, encoded by the coding sequence ATGATGGACAGACGAAGATATATTGAACTATTAAAAAAATATCTGGATGGCACTATTGACCGTAAGGAGCATATAGAGCTGTTTGAACTGACTGCTGCCGAAAATGTAGAAGCACCTTTGGCGCAGATGATAGAACATGATTTTATTGCTAATCAGGCAGGTGGCCCTGATTTGCCCCCTGATGTATCGGCAGAGATCCTGGAAAGGATTGTTGCGTCTGAAGCTAGTACCAACCGTCTCCTGATAAATCCTGAAAGCAGGTATCGGCTGCTGAAAGCGATTACAGTGGCAGCTGTTTCTATTACCCTCATCATGGCAAGCATCTTTTTCTTCACAGACCAGTTCTCGGTGAAAAAAAGTACTGCATTTGAAGCCTCCATTCCCGGTGGAAATCTGAAAAAAGTAAACCATACCGCTGCTCCGCTTGAAGTTGTACTGGAAGATGGCAGTACGGTTATTTTAAGTCCTGAAGCCACCCTGAGCTTCCCGGAACATTTTGACGGCGATAAAAGAGAAGTATACCTTACCGGAGAGGCTTTTTTTGATATTGCTAAAAAGCAGGACCAGCCCTTCCAGGTGTATTACAACAATGTAGTAACAAAAGTATTGGGTACCTCTTTTAGCATAAAAACCAACCAGCGCACCAAAGAGGTGGAAGTATCTGTAAGAACAGGTAAGGTACAGGTATCTGAAAATAAGTACCGGTCGTCCGGCAACATAGCAGATGCAGGGCTAAAGAGCATTATCCTGGTTCCTAACCAGAAAGCCACTTATAATGAAACGCGCCGGGTATTTGAAACGGCGTTGGCAGATGCCATTTATCCGATACTGGATGCAGAAGATATGGCACAATACATGAAACATGGCAAGCAGCTGGATGCTTTCCTGTTTCAGCAACCTACCAGCCTCAAGGAGATATTTGCCAGATTGGAGGCTGTGTATGGTATAGGCATCATTGCAGACAACGATAATATTTATAACTGTGTTTTTACCGGAGATGTTTCCAAACAGGAGATGCTGGAAAAGCTACATATTATCTGCCTGACGATAGGCGCTACCTATGAAGTGAATGGCACTAAGATCCTGGTGAAAGGCAAAGGATGTAAATAA
- a CDS encoding SusC/RagA family TonB-linked outer membrane protein, with the protein MELYKVFNIIEKQTDIRFNYSPNSIDVDKKVTYKANRKRLKTLLDDILPPFSIGYKEVDGQIVLFFNHPPPARGETQLEFEPLESAVADTTISGMVTDESGRGLEGVSVKVSGGSGASVTGARGAFNIVVPNLRAVLEFSYVGFLTQQIRLDGNRKVNVSMKSEATTLGDVVVTALGISREKRSLGYSVANVKGADLSNGGSSNMLKSLDGRMSGVNFTQASTDPAGSVFITIRGATSLSLPNSTARSQPLYIIDGIPLGKTDITNKNGVDFGNLLSQLNPEDIESVTVLKGASAGALYGSQAGNGVIMITTKSGKGAKKGLGVSVNTSMVIDHPYNFFETQTDYGVGVRSTVYVPGGGYDWGPRLDGSFNITRWNMLTQANEEVPFLATKENRLQQYMQNGATNNYNVSVTGNYDKGSFRFSVGKMYNRGIMPNNSTDRMTFNLNASYNIAKKVKLSVSSNYVSQYSPNKSSANNDVVELLTFSFLSHFQPVKEMQNIWLKGYEGIRQNAPAYKANGEPYGDNPYMFTYGEINTYRKDNFFGKAELEWQLTEPLKLLLRSGMDYNGDNYEYKLSKGFTDVKKRDGRYSVQTQSTYSVNSDIMLVWNKDFKKISTSATAGYNYVYGNSYDYLANADKLVRANDFSLGNAVAGTLTANNYWNTGKTQSGYLTTQIGYDGQVYLDLAGRYDQSGILEEDKNHHFYPSAALSWLASETVKLPDFIDLFKLRGGIAQVGHGIGKPRSNNTFSFNPVDYGNVKILNIGGQLVDPNIKPEITNSYEGGFDLVLLDKRISADFTFFKKIHENQQDFIPTSPGTGYGGMLSNIGTVEAKGLEIGLTLVPVRTKKWNWELSAFYTKTDAHITKLSKAYIPNGYTFYGNGPNISIRMAEGDRIGTMWENNVFQRMPATSKYAGMLVLDDAGTWKYSSLEKDRRSIGNYNPDFILGLNSSVRYKAFKLSFVASLRVGGQYVSNITRRSQTNGHSPLTIGDLVNGPNDYTVGGRDAASGGLPWPDWRDMKYPNMAALVKNFANYGAYAQDASYFKGVWLKPGGDPNNDDDYIVNGADSLATFYGLAAQVLGQQFWSFPQTLIKDATNLKIKEIVLEYSVPARFLGRYRIENLTLGFIARNIFQWNKSGEKGDPEAAFEGVGVNQGIIGKALPAVSSYGFKASVNF; encoded by the coding sequence GTGGAACTATATAAAGTGTTTAACATTATTGAAAAACAAACAGATATCCGGTTTAATTACAGCCCGAACTCAATTGATGTAGATAAAAAAGTTACTTATAAGGCCAACAGGAAAAGACTAAAAACATTACTGGATGATATCCTGCCTCCCTTCTCCATTGGGTATAAAGAAGTGGATGGGCAGATTGTACTTTTTTTCAACCATCCCCCGCCGGCCAGGGGGGAAACGCAATTGGAATTTGAACCACTTGAAAGTGCGGTGGCCGATACTACGATTTCAGGTATGGTAACTGATGAATCAGGAAGAGGGCTGGAAGGAGTTTCTGTGAAAGTAAGTGGCGGTAGCGGGGCTTCCGTTACCGGTGCAAGGGGAGCGTTCAATATTGTGGTACCCAACCTGAGAGCGGTGCTGGAATTCAGCTATGTGGGGTTTTTAACCCAGCAGATAAGGTTGGATGGCAACAGGAAAGTGAATGTAAGCATGAAATCAGAAGCAACTACCCTGGGAGATGTGGTGGTAACAGCATTAGGCATCAGCAGGGAAAAGCGCTCATTGGGATATTCGGTAGCCAATGTAAAAGGTGCTGACCTTTCCAATGGAGGAAGTTCCAATATGCTGAAATCACTGGACGGCAGGATGAGCGGGGTGAATTTTACACAAGCCAGTACTGATCCCGCAGGTTCTGTTTTTATAACTATCCGCGGGGCTACCAGTCTGAGCCTGCCCAACTCTACGGCCAGAAGTCAACCACTTTATATTATTGATGGTATCCCGCTGGGTAAAACAGATATAACCAATAAAAACGGGGTGGATTTTGGAAACCTGCTCTCCCAACTTAATCCGGAAGATATTGAAAGTGTAACGGTACTTAAAGGCGCCAGCGCTGGTGCCCTGTACGGTTCGCAGGCAGGTAATGGTGTGATCATGATTACCACCAAATCCGGGAAGGGAGCAAAAAAAGGTTTAGGGGTGTCTGTTAATACCTCCATGGTCATCGATCATCCTTATAATTTCTTTGAAACACAAACGGATTATGGCGTAGGGGTCAGGAGTACAGTATATGTACCTGGAGGCGGATATGACTGGGGGCCGAGATTGGATGGCTCTTTTAATATCACCCGGTGGAATATGCTTACACAGGCTAATGAGGAAGTACCCTTCCTGGCTACGAAAGAGAACCGTTTGCAGCAGTATATGCAAAACGGAGCTACGAATAATTATAACGTGAGTGTAACCGGCAATTACGACAAAGGATCTTTCCGCTTCTCTGTAGGTAAGATGTATAACAGAGGGATCATGCCCAACAACTCTACAGACAGGATGACATTTAACCTGAATGCCTCTTATAACATAGCTAAAAAGGTAAAACTCTCTGTTAGCAGTAACTATGTTTCACAATATTCCCCCAACAAATCATCCGCTAATAATGATGTAGTGGAATTGCTGACCTTTTCCTTCCTGTCACATTTCCAGCCTGTAAAAGAAATGCAGAACATCTGGCTGAAAGGATATGAAGGAATCAGACAAAATGCACCCGCTTATAAGGCTAACGGAGAACCTTATGGCGATAACCCCTATATGTTTACTTATGGAGAGATCAATACTTATCGTAAAGACAACTTTTTTGGAAAAGCAGAACTGGAATGGCAGCTGACCGAACCACTTAAATTGTTGCTGAGATCCGGTATGGATTATAATGGCGATAATTATGAGTACAAATTATCCAAAGGGTTTACTGATGTGAAAAAAAGAGATGGCAGGTATTCTGTACAAACACAAAGTACTTATTCAGTCAACTCTGATATCATGCTGGTATGGAATAAGGACTTTAAGAAGATCTCTACCAGTGCTACCGCTGGTTACAACTATGTATATGGTAATTCTTACGACTATCTGGCTAATGCTGATAAACTGGTACGTGCCAACGATTTTAGCCTGGGTAATGCAGTAGCAGGTACGCTGACTGCCAATAATTACTGGAATACCGGCAAAACACAAAGCGGGTACTTAACCACACAAATTGGTTATGATGGTCAGGTATACCTGGACCTTGCCGGAAGATATGATCAGAGTGGCATCCTGGAAGAAGATAAAAACCACCACTTTTATCCTTCCGCTGCCCTCAGCTGGCTGGCTTCAGAAACCGTTAAGCTGCCGGATTTCATAGACCTGTTTAAACTGAGAGGAGGTATTGCCCAGGTAGGACATGGTATCGGCAAACCACGCAGTAATAATACCTTCAGCTTTAACCCGGTAGACTATGGCAATGTGAAAATATTGAATATCGGAGGGCAGCTGGTAGATCCGAACATAAAACCGGAAATCACCAATTCATATGAAGGTGGTTTTGACCTGGTATTGCTCGATAAGCGTATTTCTGCCGATTTTACCTTTTTCAAAAAGATCCACGAAAACCAGCAGGACTTTATCCCTACTTCTCCCGGTACCGGTTATGGCGGTATGCTGTCTAACATAGGTACAGTGGAAGCCAAAGGATTAGAAATAGGACTGACACTGGTACCCGTTAGAACAAAAAAATGGAACTGGGAGTTATCAGCTTTCTATACCAAAACAGATGCACACATTACCAAATTGTCAAAAGCCTATATTCCTAACGGGTATACTTTTTATGGTAATGGTCCCAATATCAGTATCAGGATGGCAGAAGGTGATCGGATAGGTACGATGTGGGAAAACAATGTATTTCAAAGGATGCCTGCCACCAGTAAATATGCCGGTATGCTGGTGCTGGATGATGCCGGTACCTGGAAGTACTCTTCTCTTGAAAAAGACCGGAGATCCATTGGCAATTATAACCCGGATTTTATCCTTGGGCTTAATTCCTCTGTCAGATATAAGGCTTTCAAATTGTCTTTTGTGGCGAGTCTTCGTGTAGGTGGTCAGTATGTATCTAATATTACCCGCCGTTCACAAACCAATGGACACTCGCCACTTACTATCGGCGATCTGGTAAACGGGCCTAATGATTATACGGTAGGTGGCCGTGATGCCGCTTCCGGTGGTTTGCCCTGGCCTGATTGGAGAGATATGAAGTATCCTAACATGGCAGCATTGGTGAAAAATTTTGCCAACTATGGCGCCTATGCACAGGACGCATCCTATTTTAAAGGCGTATGGCTGAAACCTGGTGGAGATCCTAATAATGATGATGATTATATCGTAAACGGGGCCGACTCACTGGCTACCTTTTATGGATTGGCAGCACAGGTATTGGGCCAGCAATTCTGGTCTTTCCCGCAAACGCTGATTAAAGATGCCACTAACCTGAAAATAAAGGAAATCGTATTGGAATATAGCGTACCTGCCAGATTCCTGGGACGCTACCGGATCGAGAACCTGACCCTGGGCTTTATAGCCAGGAATATTTTTCAATGGAACAAAAGCGGGGAAAAAGGAGATCCTGAAGCAGCCTTCGAAGGAGTTGGTGTAAACCAGGGAATCATTGGTAAGGCGTTGCCTGCCGTGTCTTCGTATGGATTTAAAGCATCGGTTAATTTTTAG
- a CDS encoding SusD/RagB family nutrient-binding outer membrane lipoprotein, whose amino-acid sequence MKKCLIIITGLMGMLAACQKSAFRESELLGRRDALESAEPNLLLSSVIQKSAFLYQDKGGFGAKTLAVTVQYMQGNRDADDNTYLKFKLPKEELYEYTNVIRLVNAAVADVKKKELKTHEGVFRIFQSLLWAAVTDLYGDIFYTEGLRGQEGILFPKFDEQKDIYPALIQNLKDAAQLIADGKEPLDKAYDVMYGGDKAKWVKLANSLRLRLLVRESSKVANAAEIQEVAALPLLGDVSDNAAIPYIDGDKSMASPMGAANLDPTGNYLIFRPSKTLIDTLKALNDERLKVWAAPLEKPWTNKMDSLAIDGGKRSITVKGFTYNYQWEYIDRTNPKISAVATFIKDSLTTYAGYPAGSSVDVLSSNGSYDFVDTRGNYKISAFSKLFNQNAHPLIRATIMQADEVQFLLAEAAVKGWIPADAGALYKKGVELALKRWGEPLPANYFDNPVAAFPTVKAKQLAIIGLQKWLGLFMMGVESYADYRRTRMPYMESNGVLNPTINPFPIRYRYPETEFKNNSANYQTAIGKLDRGDTEFSKMWLMQ is encoded by the coding sequence ATGAAAAAGTGTTTAATCATAATAACAGGCCTGATGGGTATGCTTGCAGCCTGTCAGAAGTCAGCATTCAGGGAAAGCGAATTATTGGGCAGGCGGGATGCACTGGAATCGGCAGAACCTAATTTACTGTTGTCTTCCGTTATACAAAAATCTGCATTCCTCTACCAGGATAAAGGTGGTTTTGGTGCCAAAACACTGGCCGTTACGGTACAGTACATGCAGGGCAACAGAGATGCCGATGATAATACTTACCTCAAATTTAAATTGCCGAAAGAAGAACTGTATGAGTATACTAATGTAATCAGGCTGGTAAATGCAGCAGTAGCGGACGTAAAGAAAAAGGAACTGAAAACCCACGAAGGCGTATTCCGGATCTTTCAATCCCTGCTCTGGGCTGCTGTAACTGATCTGTACGGAGATATCTTTTATACAGAAGGGCTGCGTGGACAGGAAGGAATTCTTTTCCCAAAATTTGATGAACAAAAAGATATCTATCCCGCACTGATCCAGAACCTGAAAGATGCAGCGCAATTGATCGCGGATGGTAAAGAACCGCTGGATAAGGCATACGATGTCATGTATGGTGGTGATAAAGCCAAGTGGGTAAAACTGGCGAACTCCCTGCGTTTACGTTTGCTGGTAAGAGAAAGCAGTAAAGTAGCCAATGCCGCCGAGATACAGGAAGTAGCTGCACTGCCATTATTGGGCGATGTTTCAGATAATGCTGCGATTCCCTATATTGATGGAGATAAATCGATGGCGTCTCCGATGGGTGCTGCCAATTTAGATCCTACTGGTAATTACCTTATTTTCCGCCCCAGCAAAACATTGATAGATACCTTAAAGGCACTCAATGATGAGCGGTTGAAAGTATGGGCCGCACCGCTGGAAAAACCGTGGACAAACAAGATGGACTCCTTGGCTATAGACGGTGGCAAAAGATCAATTACCGTAAAAGGATTTACTTATAATTACCAATGGGAATATATAGACCGTACTAATCCTAAAATCAGTGCTGTAGCAACTTTTATCAAAGATTCCCTGACCACCTATGCCGGATATCCGGCTGGCTCTTCTGTAGATGTACTTAGTTCAAATGGCAGCTATGATTTTGTTGACACCAGGGGCAACTATAAGATATCTGCATTCTCTAAATTATTTAACCAGAACGCACATCCGTTGATCAGGGCAACCATTATGCAGGCGGATGAAGTACAGTTCCTGCTGGCAGAAGCCGCTGTAAAAGGATGGATCCCGGCAGATGCAGGCGCCCTTTACAAGAAAGGAGTGGAGCTGGCGCTGAAACGTTGGGGAGAACCCTTACCGGCTAATTATTTTGATAATCCTGTAGCTGCTTTCCCTACCGTAAAAGCAAAACAACTGGCTATTATCGGTCTTCAAAAATGGCTGGGTTTATTTATGATGGGGGTAGAGTCGTATGCCGATTACAGAAGAACCAGGATGCCATACATGGAAAGCAATGGTGTGCTGAACCCCACTATCAATCCATTCCCTATACGTTACCGGTATCCGGAAACAGAGTTTAAAAATAATTCGGCCAACTACCAAACGGCCATAGGAAAGCTGGATAGAGGAGACACCGAGTTTTCCAAAATGTGGCTGATGCAATAA
- a CDS encoding PhoPQ-activated pathogenicity-related family protein, with protein MTRCSYIKCLCLLFFVCAVVKVRAQDAITPATALGHYLNNGDKTFSWEIKESYNIGDVKSYTILLTSQQWREHTWKHQLNILVPATIKYDGALLFITGGSINKEGIPNWSGKDDQLTASFGEIARRNSAVVAVLKQTPNQPLYDNLVEDALISFTLHNFKKDGDYTWPLLFPMVKSAKRAMDAVQEFSKQELHQTINRFVVSGASKRGWTTWLTGANDSRVTAIAPMVIDMLNMPVSMNYQIKVWNDYSIQIEDYVKLGIVQDIESSSGRAIATMIDPYAYRSKLTMPKMIFMGTNDEYWPIDNIKNYYDSIPGQNLIHYIPNVGHSMGDKREAMENLSAFLGLTLTKSAYPMCTWKISPKKKGVKIAVKATADKLTDVIVWSATSSDMDFRNDKWESKSLGIKNKSQVITTEAFPASGYRAFYVNLKYKDANGGEYMESTRVFMTDTKKVL; from the coding sequence ATGACCAGATGTTCGTATATAAAATGCCTATGCTTATTGTTTTTCGTTTGTGCTGTAGTGAAAGTGCGCGCGCAGGATGCTATAACACCTGCTACTGCACTGGGCCACTACCTGAATAATGGTGATAAGACCTTTAGCTGGGAAATCAAGGAATCCTATAATATAGGAGATGTGAAGTCTTATACCATCCTGCTTACTTCCCAGCAATGGCGGGAGCATACCTGGAAGCATCAGCTGAATATCCTGGTGCCCGCTACGATTAAATATGATGGCGCCCTGTTGTTTATCACCGGTGGCAGCATTAATAAGGAAGGAATTCCTAACTGGAGCGGAAAGGATGATCAGCTAACTGCTTCTTTTGGAGAGATTGCCCGCAGGAACAGTGCTGTTGTGGCCGTACTGAAACAAACGCCTAATCAGCCACTCTATGATAACCTGGTAGAAGATGCGCTGATTTCTTTTACCCTGCACAACTTCAAGAAAGACGGGGATTATACCTGGCCCTTGCTGTTTCCCATGGTAAAGAGTGCCAAAAGGGCAATGGATGCAGTACAGGAATTTTCAAAGCAGGAGTTGCACCAAACGATCAACCGTTTTGTAGTATCCGGTGCTTCAAAAAGGGGATGGACCACCTGGCTTACAGGCGCCAATGACAGCAGGGTAACTGCTATTGCGCCAATGGTAATTGATATGCTGAATATGCCGGTAAGTATGAACTACCAGATAAAAGTGTGGAATGATTACAGCATACAGATAGAAGATTATGTAAAGCTGGGAATTGTTCAGGATATTGAGTCCAGCAGCGGGCGCGCTATTGCTACCATGATAGATCCGTATGCCTACCGGTCCAAACTGACCATGCCCAAAATGATCTTCATGGGAACGAATGATGAATACTGGCCCATCGATAATATCAAAAACTATTATGATAGTATTCCCGGACAGAACCTGATACACTATATTCCGAATGTGGGGCATAGCATGGGCGACAAGCGGGAAGCGATGGAGAATCTGAGCGCTTTCCTGGGGCTTACCTTAACCAAAAGTGCTTATCCTATGTGTACCTGGAAGATCTCCCCTAAGAAAAAAGGGGTGAAGATAGCGGTGAAAGCCACTGCTGATAAACTCACTGATGTGATTGTATGGTCGGCCACTTCCAGTGATATGGACTTCCGGAATGATAAATGGGAGTCTAAAAGCCTGGGCATTAAAAACAAGTCGCAGGTTATAACAACAGAAGCATTCCCTGCCAGTGGCTATCGTGCTTTTTACGTGAATCTGAAGTATAAGGATGCTAACGGAGGAGAATATATGGAAAGCACCCGGGTGTTTATGACAGATACTAAAAAAGTACTTTAA
- a CDS encoding alpha/beta hydrolase produces the protein MKCYKKYGLLILGLVCIATGIQAQTTSADASTKTEAVKLPSYRKLKDVRYSKEDKDNVMDAYIPRDYDNAKVIVYLHGSGWTGGDKKEFPEVLIEELVGRQKYIVVSANYRLVKDGKNRFPAQMEDITSLLSFLSHNASRYHFNGKEFALMGGSAGAHLAMLYAYGYDSAKLIKTVVDFWGPTDLADKAVRAENKEADAKVTNLLGVADPAAQICLDASPYYRLTKATGVPTLLFHGGQDPLVPVAQANKMYKKLQELDIPAQYEYYPEEGHGMRGAAAMDVFNKTLAWLNKYFPAL, from the coding sequence ATGAAGTGTTATAAAAAATATGGTTTGCTTATTTTAGGGCTGGTTTGTATAGCCACGGGTATACAGGCCCAAACTACGTCAGCAGATGCCAGTACAAAAACGGAAGCGGTTAAACTTCCTTCCTACAGGAAGCTGAAGGACGTGAGGTATAGTAAGGAGGATAAGGATAATGTAATGGATGCCTATATCCCCAGGGATTATGACAATGCCAAGGTGATTGTATACCTGCATGGCAGTGGCTGGACCGGAGGGGATAAGAAAGAGTTTCCGGAAGTGCTCATTGAAGAATTGGTAGGCCGGCAAAAATATATTGTAGTATCCGCTAATTACCGTCTGGTAAAGGATGGTAAGAACCGTTTCCCGGCACAAATGGAAGATATTACCAGCTTATTGTCCTTTTTATCCCACAATGCTTCCCGGTATCATTTCAATGGTAAGGAGTTTGCGTTGATGGGAGGTAGTGCCGGCGCACATCTGGCTATGCTGTATGCTTATGGTTATGACTCAGCGAAACTGATTAAAACGGTGGTAGATTTCTGGGGGCCAACAGACCTGGCCGATAAAGCCGTGAGAGCTGAAAATAAGGAGGCTGATGCCAAAGTGACCAATTTATTAGGGGTGGCTGATCCCGCAGCGCAGATCTGTCTGGATGCCAGTCCTTACTATCGGCTTACCAAAGCTACTGGTGTGCCTACACTGCTTTTTCATGGCGGGCAGGATCCGTTAGTGCCGGTAGCACAGGCGAATAAAATGTATAAAAAGCTGCAGGAACTGGATATCCCTGCGCAGTATGAGTATTATCCGGAAGAAGGACATGGCATGCGCGGAGCCGCAGCCATGGATGTATTCAACAAAACATTAGCATGGCTGAATAAGTATTTTCCGGCACTTTAA
- a CDS encoding RNA polymerase sigma factor encodes MAIEKKQEESILMHLLAKDSEYAFKLLYEQYSNRIYKLAIRYLKSPVLAQEIVQDVFLKLWFERKNMNADRPVEAWLITVAKNKLINQFKKLAREWNKRNAYTTESGSSKADGETKLIHAEFEREFNSIINELPQQQKLILHFAKDEGMSYNEIASRLNISPLTVKTHMARALDKIRKSLKQYGAGL; translated from the coding sequence ATGGCAATTGAAAAAAAGCAGGAAGAATCAATATTGATGCACCTGCTCGCTAAAGACAGCGAGTATGCTTTTAAATTGTTGTATGAACAATATAGCAACCGGATCTATAAACTGGCGATCCGTTATCTGAAATCCCCCGTACTGGCGCAGGAAATAGTGCAGGATGTTTTTCTGAAACTATGGTTTGAAAGAAAAAATATGAATGCCGACAGGCCGGTAGAAGCCTGGCTGATCACTGTAGCTAAAAACAAACTCATCAATCAATTCAAAAAATTAGCCAGGGAGTGGAATAAAAGAAATGCCTATACTACAGAATCGGGTAGCAGCAAAGCAGATGGCGAAACCAAATTGATCCATGCAGAGTTTGAAAGAGAATTTAATTCCATCATTAACGAATTACCCCAGCAACAGAAGCTGATCCTTCATTTTGCCAAAGATGAAGGCATGTCTTACAACGAAATAGCCTCCAGGTTAAATATCTCTCCGCTCACCGTGAAAACCCATATGGCCAGGGCACTGGACAAGATCCGGAAGTCCCTTAAACAATACGGGGCCGGTTTGTAA
- a CDS encoding RNA polymerase sigma-70 factor, with protein sequence MRDVVSCADQDLLSRIAAGDQGAFNVLFERYRNRIFGYLFTIIKSKEAAEEITLDVFLKIWEGRAAAMEINHLEAFLFRVSRNKAVDFFRQLQKSREEQTALWNRMQEQLTTGAADHALLFADVATAVRQAVDKLSPQRKMVFQLSREHGLTYEQIAERMQISSNTVRNHLAASLQFIRSQLDTTYQLTALYFLLKP encoded by the coding sequence ATGAGGGATGTTGTCTCTTGTGCCGATCAGGACCTGTTGTCCCGGATTGCAGCTGGCGATCAGGGCGCTTTTAACGTGCTGTTTGAACGTTACAGAAACCGCATCTTTGGTTACCTGTTTACCATTATCAAGTCCAAAGAAGCGGCGGAAGAAATTACCCTGGATGTATTTTTGAAAATATGGGAGGGGCGGGCCGCAGCCATGGAAATCAATCACCTGGAAGCTTTTCTGTTCCGGGTATCCCGTAATAAAGCGGTGGATTTTTTCCGGCAGTTGCAGAAAAGCCGGGAAGAGCAGACGGCCTTGTGGAACCGGATGCAGGAGCAGCTTACAACAGGTGCAGCAGACCATGCGTTGTTGTTTGCGGATGTAGCCACCGCAGTACGGCAGGCAGTTGATAAGCTGTCGCCACAACGAAAAATGGTGTTTCAGCTGAGCCGGGAACATGGACTTACCTACGAACAAATTGCGGAACGCATGCAAATATCCTCCAATACTGTACGCAATCACCTGGCCGCTTCCCTGCAATTTATCCGGTCACAACTGGATACTACCTACCAGCTTACCGCCCTGTACTTTTTATTAAAGCCATAA
- a CDS encoding FecR family protein produces MKNAVARLHDLFPRYLENRLTREEYEEWLLLLSTADAAVQEELELLWEQSGSFRPVITAEAWEDKMAQRMQPAPAPVFRQVKPLPRWRAAKWWAAAAVLLVGGTLYFYGERPLPAGKRMQVMLQADLPPGGNRAVLTLGNGSTIVLDSAHNGPLAQQGAAQILKPGSNSISYTSNNHTQELVYNTLTTPRGGQYSVALSDGTRVWLNAASSIRFPATFTGKERRVEITGEAYFEVAPDAARVFKVTVNDMEVMVLGTHFNVMAYEEENMIRTTLLEGAVKVSRQDKSVVLQPGQQAQAGARDAIRLASGVDVNEVMAWKNGLFWFENADVHSVMRQVARWYNVDVEVRGDIALHFTGSIPRNVQVSRVFEILQEAGSMHYMITKDKIIVSP; encoded by the coding sequence ATGAAAAATGCCGTAGCACGGCTGCACGATTTGTTTCCGCGTTACCTGGAAAACCGCCTTACCAGGGAGGAGTATGAGGAATGGCTGTTGTTGCTGAGTACAGCAGATGCCGCCGTACAGGAGGAGCTGGAGTTATTATGGGAGCAGTCGGGCAGCTTCCGGCCGGTGATTACGGCGGAAGCCTGGGAAGATAAAATGGCGCAGCGTATGCAGCCGGCACCAGCCCCGGTATTCCGGCAGGTAAAGCCATTGCCCCGCTGGCGTGCGGCTAAATGGTGGGCTGCCGCAGCCGTACTGCTGGTAGGTGGTACCCTTTATTTTTATGGAGAAAGACCATTGCCTGCAGGAAAGCGTATGCAGGTGATGCTACAGGCTGACCTGCCCCCAGGAGGCAACAGGGCGGTGCTGACATTGGGCAATGGCAGTACTATCGTGTTGGACAGCGCGCATAATGGCCCTCTTGCGCAACAAGGTGCAGCACAGATATTAAAACCTGGAAGCAACAGCATCAGCTATACCAGTAATAACCATACTCAGGAATTAGTGTATAACACACTAACTACTCCCCGCGGCGGGCAATACAGTGTAGCGCTGTCCGATGGCACTAGGGTATGGCTTAATGCTGCATCTTCTATTCGTTTTCCTGCCACATTTACCGGAAAAGAACGACGGGTGGAAATAACGGGTGAAGCCTATTTTGAAGTGGCTCCCGATGCTGCACGTGTGTTTAAAGTAACCGTGAATGATATGGAGGTAATGGTACTGGGCACGCACTTTAACGTGATGGCATATGAGGAAGAAAATATGATCAGAACAACGTTGCTGGAAGGAGCCGTAAAGGTAAGCAGGCAGGATAAATCCGTGGTACTGCAGCCTGGGCAGCAGGCGCAGGCCGGTGCCAGAGATGCAATACGCCTGGCATCAGGAGTAGATGTAAATGAGGTGATGGCCTGGAAGAATGGCCTCTTCTGGTTTGAGAACGCAGATGTCCACAGTGTAATGCGGCAGGTAGCGCGCTGGTATAATGTGGATGTGGAAGTAAGGGGAGATATTGCCTTACATTTTACCGGCTCCATACCCAGAAATGTGCAGGTGTCCAGGGTATTCGAAATCCTGCAGGAGGCGGGTAGTATGCACTATATGATCACCAAAGACAAAATAATTGTTTCACCTTAA